In Vicia villosa cultivar HV-30 ecotype Madison, WI unplaced genomic scaffold, Vvil1.0 ctg.000030F_1_1, whole genome shotgun sequence, the following proteins share a genomic window:
- the LOC131622480 gene encoding photosystem I reaction center subunit III, chloroplastic-like — MSLTIPTNLSKPTSTLRPKLTQKPKLSSNIIHCSINQTPNNQQTTDHANQNLKAFSAALALSSILISSPLPAVADISGLTPCKESKQFAKREKQSIKKLESSLKIYAPDSAPALAINATIEKTKRRFDNYAKQGLLCGADGLPHLIVSGDQRHWGEFITPGILFLYIAGWIGWVGRSYLIAIRDEKKPTQKEIIIDVPLASRLVFRGFSWPIAAYRELLNGELIAKDV, encoded by the coding sequence ATGTCTCTCACCATTCCAACTAACCTCTCCAAACCAACCTCAACCCTAAGACCCAAACTCACCCAAAAACCAAAACTCTCCTCAAACATCATCCACTGCAGCATAAACCAAACCCCAAACAACCAACAAACAACCGACCATGCAAACCAAAACCTAAAAGCCTTCTCCGCCGCACTAGCCCTCTCCTCAATCCTCATCTCCTCCCCACTCCCCGCCGTCGCCGACATCTCCGGCCTAACCCCATGCAAAGAATCAAAGCAATTCGCCAAACGCGAGAAACAGTCAATCAAAAAACTCGAGTCCTCTCTCAAGATTTACGCTCCGGACTCCGCTCCGGCGCTTGCGATAAATGCGACGATTGAGAAGACGAAGAGGAGGTTTGACAATTACGCGAAACAAGGTTTGTTGTGTGGTGCTGATGGGTTGCCTCATTTGATTGTGAGCGGTGATCAGAGGCATTGGGGTGAGTTTATCACTCCGGGGATTTTGTTCTTGTATATTGCGGGGTGGATTGGATGGGTTGGAAGGAGTTACTTGATTGCGATCAGGGATGAGAAGAAACCGACGCAGAAAGAGATTATTATTGATGTTCCACTTGCTTCTAGGTTGGTTTTTAGAGGCTTCAGTTGGCCTATTGCTGCTTACAGAGAGTTGTTGAATGGTGAACTCATTGCCAAGGATGTTTAG
- the LOC131622481 gene encoding uncharacterized protein LOC131622481 isoform X1, producing MAATATTKSIATSCSILSPHIALQRTRIPHTFNSNNTCNFPKATTNVTVSHQFSPFHFPGKSPRHTTAVITASSTDDSGITSQDLAVLLEVDGVLVDAYRVGNRIAFNKAFEKLGLDCASWNEPVYSDLLRRSIGDEEKMLFLYFNRIGWPSSLPTNEKGLFTNSVLLEKEKALEEFVTSKSLPLRPGVEQFIDDAYNEGIPVVVLTAYTKSGDNIARTILEKLGNDRSNKVIIVGIKEAEQSLYGQLISGKVIAHGLDEELAKEARRAASAEKQRLAKEVASMLNLSVAIDTGLSESLDKIVTALHAGAECARIPICNCVLVAGSQSGAAGAERAGMPCVVLRSSLTSKAEFPLAIATMDGFGGGDLTISKLRNLCQKKQPKD from the exons ATGGCAGCAACAGCAACAACAAAGTCAATAGCAACTTCATGTTCAATTCTTTCTCCGCATATAGCTCTACAACGCACTCGCATTCCACACACATTCAACTCCAACAACACGTGTAACTTTCCCAAAGCCACAACGAACGTAACCGTTTCCCATCAATTTTCCCCTTTCCATTTTCCCGGTAAATCTCCGCGCCACACCACCGCCGTCATCACCGCTTCATCCACCGACGACAGCGGCATCACGTCTCAAGATCTCGCCGTTCTTCTCGAAGTCGACGG ggttcttgTGGATGCATACCGTGTAGGGAATCGCATAGCCTTCAATAAAG CATTTGAGAAACTTGGACTTGATTGTGCAAGCTGGAACGAACCTGTATATTCAGATCTTTTAAg AAGAAGCATTGGAGATGAGGAAAAAATGCTATTCTTGTATTTTAATCGA ATCGGGTGGCCTTCGTCATTACCCACAAATGAGAAGGGACTCTTCACAAATAGTGTTTTACTGGAAAAG GAAAAGGCTTTGGAAGAGTTTGTGACATCAAAAAGTCTACCTCTACGGCCTGGTGTTGAACA GTTTATTGATGATGCATACAATGAAGGAATTCCAGTGGTAGTATTAACAGCCTATACTAAAAGTGGTGATAATATTGCGAG GACCATATTAGAAAAGCTTGGTAATGATCGAAGCAACAAGGTGATTATTGTGGGGATTAAGGAGGCTGAGCAAAGTTTATATGGCCAACTCATCTCAGGAAAGGTGATTGCTCATGGTTTGGATGAAGAGCTTGCTAAGGAAGCCAGAAGAGCGG CTTCTGCTGAGAAACAAAGACTGGCAAAGGAGGTAGCGTCCATGCTAAATTTGAGTGTTGCGATTGATACTGGCTTATCTGAAAG TCTAGATAAGATTGTGACTGCGCTACATGCGGGAGCCGAATGTGCAAGGATACCTATCTGCAACTGTGTCCTTGTTGCAGGAAGCCAATCTGGAGCAGCTGGTGCTGAACGGGCGGGCATGCCGTGCGTTGTTCTACGAAGCAG TTTGACATCTAAAGCTGAGTTCCCGTTAGCAATTGCCACTATGGATGGGTTTGGAGGTGGAGATCTGACCATTTCAAAATTACGCAATCTATGCCAGAAGAAACAACCAAAGGATTGA
- the LOC131622481 gene encoding CBBY-like protein isoform X2, translating into MAATATTKSIATSCSILSPHIALQRTRIPHTFNSNNTCNFPKATTNVTVSHQFSPFHFPGKSPRHTTAVITASSTDDSGITSQDLAVLLEVDGVLVDAYRVGNRIAFNKAFEKLGLDCASWNEPVYSDLLRRSIGDEEKMLFLYFNRIGWPSSLPTNEKGLFTNSVLLEKEKALEEFVTSKSLPLRPGVEQFIDDAYNEGIPVVVLTAYTKSGDNIARTILEKLGNDRSNKVIIVGIKEAEQSLYGQLISGKVIAHGLDEELAKEARRAASAEKQRLAKEVASMLNLSVAIDTGLSER; encoded by the exons ATGGCAGCAACAGCAACAACAAAGTCAATAGCAACTTCATGTTCAATTCTTTCTCCGCATATAGCTCTACAACGCACTCGCATTCCACACACATTCAACTCCAACAACACGTGTAACTTTCCCAAAGCCACAACGAACGTAACCGTTTCCCATCAATTTTCCCCTTTCCATTTTCCCGGTAAATCTCCGCGCCACACCACCGCCGTCATCACCGCTTCATCCACCGACGACAGCGGCATCACGTCTCAAGATCTCGCCGTTCTTCTCGAAGTCGACGG ggttcttgTGGATGCATACCGTGTAGGGAATCGCATAGCCTTCAATAAAG CATTTGAGAAACTTGGACTTGATTGTGCAAGCTGGAACGAACCTGTATATTCAGATCTTTTAAg AAGAAGCATTGGAGATGAGGAAAAAATGCTATTCTTGTATTTTAATCGA ATCGGGTGGCCTTCGTCATTACCCACAAATGAGAAGGGACTCTTCACAAATAGTGTTTTACTGGAAAAG GAAAAGGCTTTGGAAGAGTTTGTGACATCAAAAAGTCTACCTCTACGGCCTGGTGTTGAACA GTTTATTGATGATGCATACAATGAAGGAATTCCAGTGGTAGTATTAACAGCCTATACTAAAAGTGGTGATAATATTGCGAG GACCATATTAGAAAAGCTTGGTAATGATCGAAGCAACAAGGTGATTATTGTGGGGATTAAGGAGGCTGAGCAAAGTTTATATGGCCAACTCATCTCAGGAAAGGTGATTGCTCATGGTTTGGATGAAGAGCTTGCTAAGGAAGCCAGAAGAGCGG CTTCTGCTGAGAAACAAAGACTGGCAAAGGAGGTAGCGTCCATGCTAAATTTGAGTGTTGCGATTGATACTGGCTTATCTGAAAG ATAA